A genomic window from Microbacterium sp. ET2 includes:
- the lnt gene encoding apolipoprotein N-acyltransferase, with protein sequence MSALSAARGMPRPLLPLWAAALTAAVAGPTLDLAFPDVGWWPFAFVGVAFALVSLIGRSIGGAVLVGFVFGASFHLIHILWITRYLGPIPWLALSGLQAILMGLGAVPIALAYRWLPRAMPARAAQLTALPLLVGGLWTARELFMGSWPYTGFPWARIGMSQSESPLADIASWTGVAGLTFLMVVATAAIIEWLRAGRLRDLRTALPTVAAVVLLVAVPAFPTTPSGDLRVGAVQGNGPSAYFDERAQYAILNAQLEATAPLAGEDLDLLVWPEGGIDYDPLQDGTTAATLDALAEQFGAPLLINAATDRGELTFNTSMLWEAGADNPVAFHDKRNPVPMGEYVPDRWFFERIVPDLVGLIQREYTPGDNPPFVDVDGVGVGLAICFDVIYDAVMWEGAREGAELYVFQTNNADFRDTDENLQQLAFARMRAIETGRSVVNLSTVGTSQVIAPDGTTLDSLPAGTAGQMLADVPLRTGLTPAVLIGPAVQVLLGWGSLLAVAVIGIALRVRGRTKTPASEETGVDRDVRA encoded by the coding sequence ATGAGCGCACTGTCCGCCGCGCGCGGAATGCCACGTCCGCTCCTCCCGCTCTGGGCGGCGGCGCTCACCGCCGCGGTGGCCGGACCGACCCTCGATCTGGCTTTCCCCGACGTGGGGTGGTGGCCGTTCGCGTTCGTCGGAGTGGCCTTCGCCCTGGTGTCGCTCATCGGCCGGAGCATCGGCGGTGCAGTCCTGGTCGGCTTCGTCTTCGGCGCCTCGTTCCACCTCATCCACATCCTCTGGATCACCCGTTACCTCGGGCCGATCCCCTGGCTGGCGCTTTCGGGCCTGCAGGCGATCCTCATGGGACTCGGCGCTGTCCCGATCGCGCTCGCCTACCGGTGGCTGCCGCGGGCCATGCCCGCGCGCGCGGCACAGCTGACCGCTCTGCCGCTCCTCGTCGGCGGACTGTGGACCGCCCGCGAGCTGTTCATGGGGTCGTGGCCCTACACCGGGTTCCCGTGGGCCAGGATCGGGATGAGCCAGTCCGAGAGCCCGCTGGCGGACATCGCCTCCTGGACGGGCGTCGCGGGGCTGACCTTCCTCATGGTGGTCGCCACCGCCGCGATCATCGAGTGGCTGCGTGCCGGTCGCCTGCGTGATCTGCGCACCGCACTTCCCACGGTCGCAGCCGTGGTGCTCCTCGTGGCGGTCCCTGCGTTCCCGACCACCCCGTCGGGTGACCTGCGTGTCGGCGCGGTGCAGGGCAACGGTCCCTCGGCGTACTTCGATGAACGCGCCCAGTACGCGATCCTGAACGCCCAGCTCGAAGCCACCGCGCCGCTCGCGGGGGAGGATCTCGATCTGCTCGTGTGGCCGGAGGGCGGGATCGACTACGACCCGCTGCAGGACGGCACGACCGCGGCGACCCTCGACGCCCTCGCCGAGCAGTTCGGCGCACCGCTGCTGATCAACGCCGCCACCGACCGTGGCGAGCTGACGTTCAACACCTCGATGCTCTGGGAGGCGGGCGCGGACAATCCCGTGGCGTTCCATGACAAGCGCAACCCGGTCCCGATGGGGGAGTACGTCCCGGACCGGTGGTTCTTCGAACGGATCGTGCCCGACCTCGTGGGTCTCATCCAGCGCGAGTACACGCCGGGTGACAACCCGCCTTTCGTCGACGTCGACGGCGTGGGAGTGGGGCTGGCGATCTGCTTCGACGTCATCTACGACGCCGTCATGTGGGAGGGTGCGCGCGAGGGCGCAGAGCTGTACGTCTTCCAGACGAACAATGCCGACTTCCGCGATACCGACGAGAACCTGCAGCAGCTCGCGTTCGCGCGGATGCGGGCGATCGAGACCGGCCGCTCCGTGGTGAACCTCTCCACGGTCGGGACGAGCCAGGTGATCGCTCCCGACGGCACGACCCTTGACAGTCTGCCGGCGGGAACCGCGGGGCAGATGCTCGCCGACGTGCCGCTGCGTACCGGTCTCACGCCTGCCGTGCTCATCGGCCCCGCGGTGCAGGTGCTCCTCGGCTGGGGGAGTCTCCTGGCCGTCGCCGTGATCGGCATCGCGCTGCGAGTTCGCGGGCGCACGAAGACGCCGGCCTCCGAAGAGACCGGCGTCGACAGGGACGTCAGAGCCTGA
- a CDS encoding RNA polymerase-binding protein RbpA, translated as MADRSLRGIRLGAQSLQSEEGVVFHERVQHIYSCTSCGRDTTLTFAADAEVPQAWECRTCGSEALLRIGEGTATVDHSDEKAPRTHWDMLLERRTIPELEELLEERLAFVRARRGAADDTSKGKLSA; from the coding sequence ATGGCAGACCGCAGTCTTCGCGGCATCCGACTCGGCGCCCAGAGCCTACAGAGCGAAGAGGGCGTCGTGTTCCATGAACGCGTACAGCACATCTATTCCTGCACGTCCTGCGGACGTGACACCACACTGACATTCGCGGCCGACGCCGAGGTGCCCCAGGCCTGGGAATGCCGCACCTGCGGCTCCGAGGCTCTCCTGCGCATCGGCGAGGGCACGGCGACGGTCGATCACAGCGACGAGAAGGCGCCCCGCACCCACTGGGACATGCTTCTGGAGAGGCGAACGATCCCCGAGCTCGAAGAGCTGCTGGAGGAGCGTCTCGCCTTCGTCCGTGCTCGCCGCGGTGCAGCCGACGACACCTCGAAGGGCAAGCTCAGCGCCTGA
- a CDS encoding glycerophosphodiester phosphodiesterase family protein, protein MLAHRGLVPEGSTDLVENSFAAVAAAHAAGATYVESDCHVTLDGEVVLFHDDDLQRIAGDPRAIAAVTLAELSELMAGLGGLLTLDQALESFPTVRFNLDVKAPAAAEAVGRAVAPYADRVLLTSFSDERRRAALAAAADAGAPIRPATSAGTQTITRLLLASGFRVRRAVSRLLSDVDALQVPERRGRVPIVTPRLIENAHRHGVEVHVWTVNDPSDMERLLLAGVDGLVTDRADVALPLAARHAS, encoded by the coding sequence GTGCTCGCCCACCGCGGACTCGTGCCCGAGGGATCCACGGATCTCGTCGAGAATTCCTTCGCCGCCGTCGCGGCCGCGCACGCCGCGGGAGCAACCTATGTCGAGTCCGATTGTCACGTGACGCTCGACGGCGAAGTGGTGCTCTTCCACGACGACGATCTGCAGCGCATTGCGGGTGATCCACGCGCGATCGCCGCCGTGACGCTTGCTGAGCTGTCAGAGCTCATGGCCGGGCTGGGGGGTCTGCTCACCCTCGATCAGGCCCTGGAGTCGTTCCCCACGGTGCGATTCAACCTCGACGTCAAGGCGCCCGCAGCCGCGGAAGCGGTCGGTCGCGCCGTCGCACCGTACGCCGATCGTGTGCTTCTGACGAGCTTCTCGGACGAACGTCGCCGCGCCGCCCTTGCAGCGGCCGCGGATGCCGGCGCCCCGATCCGACCGGCGACCTCGGCCGGCACACAGACCATCACCCGTCTCCTGCTCGCGTCAGGGTTTCGGGTCCGCCGGGCCGTCTCGCGACTCCTCTCCGACGTCGATGCCCTTCAGGTGCCCGAGCGACGCGGTCGCGTACCGATCGTCACTCCGCGCCTCATCGAGAACGCCCATCGGCACGGCGTCGAGGTCCACGTCTGGACGGTGAACGATCCCTCCGACATGGAGCGGCTCCTCCTTGCCGGCGTGGATGGACTCGTCACGGATCGCGCCGACGTCGCGCTCCCTCTCGCGGCCCGCCACGCGTCCTGA
- a CDS encoding SPFH domain-containing protein yields MIDPGAFIGQIFVIVLLVVLAIFVVVVLFRSIRIIPQAYAGIVERLGRYQRTLSPGLNILVPFVDRLRPLVDMREQVVSFPPQPVITEDNLVVSIDTVVYFQVNDARAATYEIANYLSAVEQLTTTTLRNVVGGLNLEEALTSRDNINGQLRVVLDEATGKWGLRVSRVELKAIDPPTSIQDSMEKQMRAERDRRAAILTAEGTKQSQILEAEGRRQAEILRAEGDKQAAVLRAQGEAEAIEMVFGAIHAGEPDDKLLAYQYLQTLPKISESPSNKLWIIPSELTEALKGIGNALGGRDEGGPTTTPGSARRPATAARRAEYSAASDAAVAAAREAASDADAIANEARSTTPGAVRGDGTAPRPAPSPTPTEGEGDPA; encoded by the coding sequence GTGATCGACCCCGGCGCCTTCATCGGCCAGATCTTCGTCATCGTCCTGCTCGTCGTCCTGGCGATCTTCGTGGTGGTGGTGCTGTTCCGTTCGATCCGGATCATCCCGCAGGCTTACGCCGGGATCGTCGAGCGACTCGGGCGATATCAGCGGACGCTTTCGCCCGGGCTGAACATCCTCGTCCCGTTCGTCGATCGGCTCCGCCCGCTGGTCGACATGCGCGAACAGGTGGTGTCCTTTCCGCCGCAGCCGGTCATCACCGAGGACAACCTGGTGGTGTCGATCGACACCGTCGTGTACTTCCAGGTGAACGACGCCCGCGCGGCGACCTACGAGATCGCCAACTACCTCAGCGCGGTGGAGCAGTTGACGACCACGACGCTTCGCAACGTGGTCGGTGGGCTCAACCTCGAAGAGGCGCTCACGAGCCGTGACAACATCAACGGCCAGCTCCGCGTGGTGCTCGACGAGGCCACCGGCAAGTGGGGCCTGCGGGTGTCGCGCGTCGAGCTGAAGGCCATCGACCCGCCGACCTCGATCCAGGACTCGATGGAGAAGCAGATGCGCGCCGAGCGCGACCGGCGCGCCGCGATCCTGACCGCGGAGGGCACGAAGCAGTCTCAGATCCTCGAGGCCGAGGGTCGGCGCCAGGCCGAGATCCTCCGCGCCGAGGGAGACAAGCAGGCGGCGGTGCTGCGCGCGCAGGGCGAGGCGGAAGCCATTGAGATGGTCTTCGGCGCCATCCACGCGGGTGAGCCGGACGACAAGCTGCTGGCCTACCAGTACCTGCAGACCCTGCCCAAGATCAGCGAGAGCCCGTCGAACAAGCTCTGGATCATCCCGAGCGAACTGACCGAGGCGCTCAAGGGCATCGGCAACGCGCTCGGCGGGCGCGACGAAGGCGGACCGACGACGACGCCCGGCAGTGCGCGGCGCCCCGCGACGGCGGCACGCCGTGCCGAGTACTCGGCCGCGTCGGATGCCGCCGTGGCGGCTGCGCGCGAGGCGGCATCGGACGCGGATGCCATCGCCAACGAGGCCCGGTCCACCACACCGGGTGCGGTCCGTGGCGACGGCACCGCCCCGCGCCCGGCCCCGAGCCCGACCCCGACCGAGGGCGAGGGCGACCCTGCCTGA
- a CDS encoding NfeD family protein: MLPDLTQYLWIVWLVLAGVFIIIELLTLEFTFLMIGAGSLIGGLGVNLLGGPWWLQIAAAAAISALLLFTIRPLLLKLLHRGEPARTNVDALYGMGGRVVAAFVDGEGGSVRLDNGETWTARLAAGAVNAGVGVRVTVDRVLGATVEVSPAAPATPASTEGSTP; encoded by the coding sequence ATGCTGCCGGATCTCACGCAATACCTCTGGATCGTGTGGTTGGTGCTCGCGGGGGTCTTCATCATCATCGAGCTGCTCACGCTCGAGTTCACCTTCCTCATGATCGGCGCCGGGAGCCTCATCGGCGGCCTCGGCGTGAACCTTCTCGGTGGCCCGTGGTGGCTGCAGATCGCCGCGGCCGCAGCGATCTCGGCCCTTCTGCTGTTCACCATCCGGCCGTTGCTGCTGAAGCTCCTCCATCGCGGCGAACCGGCGAGGACCAACGTCGATGCCCTCTACGGCATGGGCGGACGGGTCGTCGCCGCATTCGTCGACGGCGAGGGGGGCTCCGTGCGCCTGGACAACGGTGAGACCTGGACTGCTCGCCTGGCCGCCGGTGCCGTGAACGCCGGTGTCGGCGTGCGCGTCACCGTCGACCGCGTTCTGGGTGCCACCGTCGAGGTCAGCCCCGCCGCGCCCGCCACTCCCGCCTCAACGGAAGGAAGCACCCCGTGA
- a CDS encoding SDR family oxidoreductase — protein MSQTLAPGSLAGKTALVTGSSRGIGADTARYLAEAGADVVINYRNKAPRAEKLAAQLRDLGVRVLVVGADLTDPASVQAMFAEVEREFGRLDVLVLNASGGMEAGMAEDYALRLNRDAQVSVLETAMPLLGAGARVVFVTSHQAHFIRTTPTMPEYEPVALSKRAGEDALRERIPLLTERGVEFVVVSGDMIEGTITATLLERANPGAIASRRESAGRLYNVSEFAAEVARAAVDPIPDDNTRLVGDTGSFAGE, from the coding sequence ATGTCTCAGACCCTTGCTCCCGGATCGCTGGCAGGCAAGACCGCCCTCGTGACGGGATCCTCCCGTGGCATCGGGGCCGACACCGCCCGCTATCTCGCCGAAGCCGGAGCCGATGTCGTGATCAATTACCGCAACAAGGCGCCGCGGGCCGAGAAGCTCGCCGCGCAGCTGCGCGACCTCGGTGTGCGGGTGCTCGTGGTCGGAGCCGATCTCACCGACCCTGCCTCCGTGCAGGCGATGTTCGCCGAGGTCGAGCGCGAGTTCGGCCGGCTGGATGTCCTGGTGCTCAATGCCTCGGGCGGCATGGAGGCCGGCATGGCGGAAGACTATGCGCTCCGCCTCAACCGCGATGCCCAGGTGTCGGTCCTGGAGACCGCGATGCCCCTCCTCGGTGCGGGCGCCCGTGTCGTCTTCGTCACCAGCCATCAGGCGCACTTCATCCGCACGACGCCGACCATGCCCGAGTACGAGCCGGTCGCGCTGTCCAAGCGCGCGGGCGAGGACGCCCTGCGGGAGCGCATCCCGCTGCTCACGGAGCGCGGCGTGGAGTTCGTCGTCGTGTCCGGCGACATGATCGAGGGCACCATCACGGCCACGCTCCTCGAGCGGGCGAACCCCGGGGCGATCGCCTCGCGACGCGAGTCAGCGGGACGGCTCTACAACGTCTCGGAGTTCGCTGCAGAGGTGGCCCGGGCTGCCGTCGATCCGATCCCCGACGACAACACCCGGCTCGTCGGCGACACCGGGTCGTTCGCGGGGGAGTGA
- a CDS encoding prolyl oligopeptidase family serine peptidase yields the protein MGPTDIQKLLGVGRPALSSRGEFAVFSVSRPDLPANRMVGQLWRIDLPDGAPRRLTRGVLDTAPALSPDDTRVAFLRPDARGRSQVFVIAAPGGEPVQATDAPLGVGEVVWTQDGRSLVYTARMPEVGRYGTVEGLGATAEAPRRITGVRWNANGLGYLADRPAQIFVIAAPEVDSEPFYEPAPAVRDDDEAPRRTVIGATPRALTEGQLSWSTLAVAGEEVLAVPDLIEADRRDLRTPIVAHHLDGSGRREALGTGANLSVTGLAVADDGAVAALASDVGTSGTDFVAPGTALYVIGEGEARVLTDPETIDLGEVGSHVTPIGDDFLVQDRRRGRVRLLRVARDGSAATVIGGDREVLGHAASGSTVVAAVATPDSFGEMVLAGAGEPRMLTAFGAAAAATGIVEPRELTVRGRDGYPVHGWVARPAGDGPFPVILQIHGGPYASYGIHLFDETQVLVDAGYAVVYCNPRGSAGYGRAHGRAIRQAMGTLDHHDVIDFLDGALESDTTLDPRRLGIMGGSYGGYLTAWIIAHDHRFRGAIVERGFLEPTSFQGTSDIGSFFGDEYVGVDPERIAAQSPMAVVGQVRTPTLVMHAEADHRCPLEQATRYYSALTRAGVPSEMLIFPGENHELTRSGQPRHRVERFVAVTQWWARHLPID from the coding sequence GTGGGCCCCACCGACATCCAGAAGCTTCTCGGGGTCGGGCGGCCCGCGCTCTCGTCCCGCGGCGAGTTCGCGGTCTTCTCCGTCAGTCGCCCCGACCTTCCCGCCAACAGGATGGTGGGCCAGCTGTGGCGGATCGATCTGCCGGACGGTGCTCCTCGCCGGCTCACCCGCGGAGTCCTCGACACCGCCCCGGCGCTTTCGCCCGACGACACGCGTGTGGCGTTCCTGCGGCCCGATGCCCGCGGTCGCTCACAGGTGTTCGTGATCGCCGCACCCGGTGGTGAGCCGGTACAGGCCACCGACGCCCCGCTCGGGGTCGGCGAGGTCGTCTGGACGCAGGACGGGCGCTCGTTGGTCTATACCGCCCGGATGCCCGAGGTGGGGCGATACGGCACGGTGGAAGGACTGGGTGCCACGGCCGAAGCTCCCCGCCGGATCACCGGAGTCCGCTGGAACGCCAACGGTCTCGGCTACCTCGCCGACCGGCCCGCGCAGATCTTCGTGATCGCGGCGCCCGAGGTCGACAGCGAGCCGTTCTACGAGCCCGCACCCGCCGTGCGCGACGATGACGAGGCACCGCGCCGGACCGTGATCGGCGCGACCCCGCGTGCGCTCACGGAGGGTCAGCTCAGCTGGTCGACCCTCGCGGTGGCAGGCGAGGAGGTGCTGGCCGTTCCCGATCTGATCGAAGCCGACCGTCGGGACCTGCGCACCCCGATCGTTGCGCATCACCTCGACGGCTCCGGCCGCCGCGAGGCTCTCGGAACCGGTGCGAACCTGTCGGTGACGGGCCTCGCCGTCGCGGACGACGGCGCCGTGGCCGCCCTGGCCTCCGACGTGGGGACCTCGGGGACGGACTTCGTGGCCCCCGGCACGGCGCTGTACGTGATCGGCGAGGGGGAGGCCCGCGTCCTCACGGATCCCGAGACGATCGATCTCGGCGAGGTCGGAAGCCACGTCACCCCCATCGGCGACGACTTCCTCGTGCAGGATCGGCGCCGGGGACGCGTCCGGCTCCTTCGGGTCGCGCGCGACGGGTCGGCCGCCACGGTCATCGGCGGCGACCGCGAGGTGCTCGGTCACGCGGCATCCGGTTCGACCGTGGTCGCCGCGGTCGCCACGCCGGACTCGTTCGGCGAGATGGTCCTGGCCGGAGCCGGCGAACCTCGGATGCTGACCGCGTTCGGCGCGGCCGCTGCCGCGACGGGAATAGTGGAACCGCGCGAGCTCACCGTCCGCGGACGGGACGGCTACCCGGTGCACGGCTGGGTCGCCCGGCCCGCCGGGGACGGGCCGTTCCCCGTCATCCTGCAGATCCACGGCGGGCCGTACGCCAGCTACGGCATCCATCTCTTCGACGAGACCCAGGTCCTCGTCGACGCGGGCTACGCGGTGGTCTACTGCAACCCGCGGGGATCGGCCGGGTACGGCCGCGCGCACGGGCGCGCCATCCGGCAGGCGATGGGCACGCTCGACCATCACGACGTCATCGACTTCCTCGACGGCGCGCTGGAGTCCGACACCACCCTCGATCCGCGTCGGCTGGGCATCATGGGTGGCTCGTACGGCGGTTACCTCACCGCGTGGATCATCGCGCACGACCACAGATTCCGCGGAGCGATCGTCGAGCGCGGGTTCCTCGAGCCGACGTCATTCCAGGGGACGAGCGACATCGGCTCGTTCTTCGGCGACGAATACGTCGGGGTCGACCCCGAGCGCATCGCCGCGCAGAGTCCGATGGCGGTCGTCGGGCAGGTGCGCACGCCCACCCTCGTGATGCACGCCGAGGCCGACCACCGATGCCCGCTGGAGCAGGCGACGCGCTACTACTCGGCGCTCACCCGGGCGGGGGTCCCGAGTGAGATGCTGATCTTCCCCGGCGAGAACCACGAACTCACTCGGAGCGGCCAGCCCCGGCATCGCGTCGAACGCTTCGTCGCGGTGACGCAGTGGTGGGCGCGCCACCTGCCGATCGACTGA
- a CDS encoding HdeD family acid-resistance protein, with amino-acid sequence MSTGSAEKSLTNTVRVALGVVGAIALIFGLLILIWPQKAFGVVTFLLAIYAIIAGLVYIGLGAFSRERGGWSRIGYIVLGVLFVIAGVVAFLNFGAATDWLLLLVGLMIGITWVVEGIVSLSTLSDTSSKGWTIFFAIISIVAGVVVMFAPIWGALIVWLFFGISLVILGIIQIVRALRFGRA; translated from the coding sequence ATGTCCACCGGCAGCGCGGAGAAGTCCCTCACCAACACCGTCCGGGTCGCCCTGGGCGTGGTCGGCGCGATCGCGCTGATCTTCGGTCTGCTCATCCTCATCTGGCCGCAGAAGGCGTTCGGCGTCGTCACCTTCCTGCTCGCCATCTACGCCATCATCGCCGGACTGGTCTACATCGGCCTCGGTGCGTTCTCGCGTGAGCGTGGCGGCTGGTCGCGGATCGGCTACATCGTGCTCGGCGTGCTGTTCGTCATCGCCGGCGTCGTGGCTTTCCTCAACTTCGGTGCGGCCACCGACTGGCTGCTTCTTCTGGTCGGCCTCATGATCGGCATCACCTGGGTGGTCGAGGGGATCGTGTCGCTGTCCACCCTGTCGGACACGTCGTCGAAGGGATGGACCATCTTCTTCGCGATCATCAGCATCGTCGCCGGTGTCGTGGTGATGTTCGCGCCCATCTGGGGCGCCCTCATCGTCTGGCTGTTCTTCGGCATCTCCCTGGTGATCCTCGGGATCATCCAGATCGTCCGCGCCCTCCGCTTCGGCCGCGCCTGA
- a CDS encoding sugar-transfer associated ATP-grasp domain-containing protein — protein MPSTGLGLSSRLRYLAYRARRVNVGSVWERAKETAAQHGKWTPAVVVDMLYSAGFRQVGFQDYIDYDFAILTRRERATFMTHPFSNQLSQRFDHPDHRHLFQDKIEFDRAFSEHLHREWMVVESDNADEVQAFTERHGTIVTKEPIGQAGTGVHRYHAADIDDWTTFHRGLRDRGELLIEEVIVQHPDLAAVCPGTVNTTRVTAFFDGERTHILAVAQKFGRGAVSDQMSFGGFYTMLDDDGRAVGPGYDSHGHVHITHPESGFRIADFSLPMMAEVVAFVDRVARVVPQVQYVGWDIVVTPTGPVLVEGNWGAGVYENKPSVTGIRTGHKARYLAATGLA, from the coding sequence ATGCCATCGACCGGTCTCGGCCTCTCGTCCCGCCTTCGCTACCTCGCCTACCGTGCGCGCAGGGTCAACGTGGGCTCGGTGTGGGAGCGTGCGAAGGAGACCGCCGCACAGCACGGCAAGTGGACGCCCGCGGTCGTCGTGGACATGCTCTACTCCGCAGGGTTCCGCCAGGTGGGCTTCCAGGACTACATCGACTACGACTTCGCGATCCTGACCCGTCGTGAGCGGGCGACGTTCATGACGCACCCATTCTCCAATCAGCTGTCGCAGCGCTTCGACCATCCCGACCATCGCCACCTGTTCCAGGACAAGATCGAGTTCGATCGCGCCTTCTCCGAGCACCTGCACCGTGAGTGGATGGTCGTGGAGTCCGACAACGCCGACGAGGTCCAGGCCTTCACCGAGCGTCACGGCACCATCGTGACCAAGGAGCCGATCGGGCAGGCCGGGACCGGCGTGCACCGCTACCACGCCGCAGACATCGACGATTGGACGACGTTCCACCGCGGTCTTCGCGACCGGGGCGAGCTCCTCATCGAGGAGGTCATCGTGCAGCATCCCGACCTCGCCGCGGTCTGCCCGGGGACGGTCAACACCACGCGTGTGACGGCGTTCTTCGACGGAGAGCGCACCCACATCCTGGCCGTGGCGCAGAAGTTCGGCCGCGGCGCCGTCAGCGACCAGATGTCGTTCGGCGGCTTCTACACGATGCTCGACGACGACGGTCGCGCCGTCGGTCCCGGCTACGACTCCCACGGTCACGTGCACATCACCCATCCCGAATCCGGATTCCGGATCGCGGATTTCTCGCTGCCGATGATGGCCGAGGTGGTCGCGTTCGTCGACCGTGTCGCTCGCGTCGTCCCTCAGGTGCAGTACGTGGGATGGGACATCGTGGTGACCCCCACCGGTCCGGTGCTGGTCGAGGGCAACTGGGGAGCCGGCGTCTACGAGAACAAGCCGAGCGTCACCGGCATCCGCACCGGCCACAAGGCGCGCTATCTGGCCGCGACCGGCCTGGCCTGA
- a CDS encoding alanine racemase C-terminal domain-containing protein, which translates to MSVDPLRPSAESSRGAAAPVAAPLDPRPVALIRLAALAQNLRDAREAGFAVVDRDVLSADAWGHGAGIVERAVSSAGMAWADSGRAGALGGARLFGLPGSSGRPVMTLTGRVIMTKLLRRGEGVSYGYTFRAPSDTTIALVRGGYGQGIVRRLGNRVAVRVEGRDAPVVGRVAMDVCVVDLGPRGTVSPGAPAVFFGDPDQGEPALGSWTAATGLSADEIVAIVGVAARRETS; encoded by the coding sequence ATGTCGGTGGATCCTCTGCGTCCGTCTGCCGAGTCCTCCCGGGGTGCCGCCGCTCCCGTCGCGGCGCCGCTGGATCCTCGACCCGTCGCCCTCATCCGGCTCGCCGCTCTCGCGCAGAATCTCCGTGACGCCCGTGAAGCGGGTTTCGCCGTCGTCGATCGCGACGTCCTGAGTGCCGACGCCTGGGGTCACGGAGCCGGCATCGTCGAGCGTGCGGTGTCTTCGGCGGGCATGGCGTGGGCGGACAGCGGGAGAGCCGGGGCGCTCGGGGGCGCCCGGCTGTTCGGCCTTCCGGGGTCGTCCGGACGGCCTGTCATGACGCTCACGGGCCGGGTGATCATGACGAAGCTGCTGCGCCGTGGGGAGGGCGTGTCCTACGGATACACCTTCCGGGCCCCCTCCGACACGACGATCGCCCTGGTGCGCGGCGGTTACGGGCAGGGCATCGTGCGCCGACTGGGCAACCGGGTGGCCGTCCGCGTCGAGGGGCGCGACGCGCCCGTCGTCGGCCGGGTGGCGATGGATGTCTGCGTGGTCGATCTCGGGCCGCGGGGAACCGTCTCGCCGGGAGCTCCGGCGGTGTTCTTCGGCGATCCCGATCAGGGAGAGCCGGCGCTGGGGTCGTGGACGGCCGCGACGGGACTGAGCGCCGACGAGATCGTCGCGATCGTCGGTGTCGCGGCTCGTCGGGAGACGTCGTGA
- a CDS encoding alanine racemase — protein MSGSVLEVDLDLLARNLARVRAAIAPAELMLVVKNDAYGHGVEAVVARARREGVRWFGGFDVATGARVREVAGEGARIFVWIADTPEQVSAAIELDLDIGVGDRRLLDDVAARRGGPRAARVHLKIDTGLRRNGVRPEEWPEFVELAAAAERAGSLVVEGIWSHIAEASDEDDDIARARFGQAVRTAETAGLRPRWRHLAASAAAFARPEFRYDIARVGAFCFGIRPAGGPGEAELGVRPIARWEAPVLEVAGDVVRIGVGARDGLFSSLASHARIATPGGARRLLAVAGATSDVAAWPGAGVGDRVIVYGDAARDEETATSLAEMIGSIGEEVAVRVSPLVPRRYRGLR, from the coding sequence GTGAGCGGGTCGGTGCTCGAGGTCGACCTCGACCTCCTCGCGCGGAACCTCGCCCGCGTCCGAGCGGCCATCGCGCCCGCCGAGCTCATGCTGGTGGTCAAGAACGACGCGTACGGGCACGGCGTGGAGGCCGTTGTCGCGCGTGCGCGGCGCGAGGGCGTCCGCTGGTTCGGGGGCTTCGATGTGGCCACGGGCGCGCGGGTGCGAGAGGTCGCGGGAGAGGGCGCGCGCATCTTCGTGTGGATCGCCGATACGCCCGAACAGGTCTCCGCGGCCATCGAACTGGATCTCGACATCGGGGTGGGTGATCGCCGACTCCTCGATGACGTCGCCGCGCGGCGTGGGGGACCGCGCGCCGCGCGGGTGCATCTGAAGATCGACACGGGGCTGCGCCGCAACGGCGTCCGGCCCGAGGAGTGGCCCGAGTTCGTCGAGCTCGCCGCGGCGGCCGAACGGGCGGGGAGCCTCGTCGTCGAGGGGATCTGGAGCCACATCGCCGAAGCATCCGATGAGGACGACGACATCGCCCGCGCCCGGTTCGGACAGGCCGTGCGGACGGCGGAGACGGCAGGGCTTCGGCCGCGCTGGCGCCACCTCGCTGCAAGCGCCGCGGCATTCGCCCGACCGGAGTTCCGCTACGACATCGCCCGGGTCGGGGCGTTCTGCTTCGGCATCCGTCCCGCCGGCGGGCCCGGCGAAGCCGAGCTGGGGGTGCGGCCCATCGCCCGCTGGGAGGCACCCGTCCTCGAGGTGGCAGGCGACGTGGTGCGCATCGGTGTAGGTGCGCGCGACGGGCTGTTCAGCTCACTGGCGTCGCACGCTCGGATCGCAACGCCCGGAGGAGCGCGCAGACTCCTCGCCGTCGCCGGGGCGACGTCGGACGTCGCGGCGTGGCCCGGAGCCGGGGTAGGCGATCGCGTCATCGTCTACGGCGATGCCGCCCGCGACGAAGAAACCGCGACCTCGCTCGCCGAAATGATCGGATCGATCGGCGAAGAGGTCGCGGTCCGTGTCTCGCCGCTGGTGCCCCGGCGCTACCGGGGCCTGCGATGA